A window of Pirellula sp. SH-Sr6A contains these coding sequences:
- a CDS encoding PSD1 and planctomycete cytochrome C domain-containing protein: MSFRLLPTTSSLCMVILLPILWIGQKGLAQPPLEDEFFEKRIRPILVERCYECHSGDARRLEGSLRLDHGSFYPSGGDSGAAVDGENPSESLFLQAIRYEGYEMPPSGKLPAAEIDDLTKWVLAGAPWPEEPIPQSKKEIATFDLASRKDSHWAWSPIVSRPLPEMVKAWGPQSPIDVWIHEGLRSKDLAPVGPASREILIRRLHWDLLGIPPTDQELARWGEEPSEDWYEQMLDALLANPQFGVRFARHWMDLVRYAQSRGHEFDEDIPGAEHYRDYLVRAWNADLPYSDLVREHVAGDLQEHPRRHPTKRWNESILATGFWFLGEWVHSPVDTRKDETDRFDNMVDVFSKSFLGMTVACARCHDHKFDAISNEDYYAMYGYLRSSHYRLVRFETDEAEKKIQKELEHTRNQYRGRIESILNQWIPTLDESKRGELVQSMVSSKQGPSPLPSHDPRVRFDAATLPPESFRTNGPAFGLHVQPAGWYSLRLHPQTPNRVRASSFPSIAFDPFWLRQKLVLDRMNTQNRYAQVDQAGGTFLTPSFLLESDRLAFWVRGSFRVFTAVDSHRLIAGPLHGETVFESKAEKESGWRWVLGPNLSRYRNKRVHLEFSAIGSDGFELAQVVSGPVPEGARPAWDADRIEESFVRLQKGSDASIGNQSEDERKLDAWVIAELLDRWSETQSDSTAAAFREEWQRAVESWSEAEDALAKKAPWESRVAMAMQDGSGQNDFLLIRGNPDKPAEEVPRRFLEALGGKETVRNDIHGSGRLELAEQMLAPENPLVARVIANRLWHHLIGRGIVATTDDFGVQGKAPTHPELLDELAISLRERDWSLKSLIRSICLSNTYRQRTASGDDSPVDPSNEYLAFAHVKKLQGEAVRDGLFLVSGQLDNQLEGGTVRVHLNDFLTGRGRPNQSGPMDGRGRRSLYLEVRRNFLNPMLTAFDMPTPFSSMGRRNVSNVPAQALTMLNDPMIHALAERWADRMLKKDLSDRQRVVEMLRDARGREPSDGEVTRSLAFIEDAGGRSDQASAEIAPSASQRREAWKDFAHVLLNSKELLFCF, encoded by the coding sequence ATGTCATTTCGACTGCTTCCCACAACTTCTTCCCTTTGCATGGTAATCCTTCTTCCCATTCTTTGGATCGGGCAGAAGGGATTGGCTCAACCGCCGCTAGAAGACGAATTCTTCGAGAAACGCATCCGTCCGATCTTGGTCGAGCGTTGTTACGAATGCCATAGTGGAGATGCGCGGCGATTGGAGGGAAGTCTGCGGTTGGACCATGGGTCCTTCTACCCATCCGGAGGGGATTCGGGGGCCGCGGTGGATGGGGAGAATCCATCGGAAAGTCTCTTTCTGCAGGCGATCCGTTACGAAGGATACGAGATGCCACCGTCCGGCAAGCTTCCGGCTGCTGAGATCGACGACTTGACCAAATGGGTGTTGGCTGGTGCTCCTTGGCCAGAAGAGCCGATCCCGCAATCAAAGAAAGAGATTGCGACATTTGATTTGGCGTCTCGGAAGGATTCGCACTGGGCATGGAGCCCAATCGTTTCCCGGCCACTACCTGAAATGGTGAAGGCCTGGGGACCACAATCGCCTATCGATGTATGGATCCACGAAGGACTCCGCTCGAAAGACTTGGCACCTGTCGGGCCGGCAAGTCGAGAGATACTTATCCGCCGATTGCATTGGGACTTGTTGGGCATCCCTCCGACGGATCAGGAGTTGGCGCGTTGGGGAGAGGAGCCGAGCGAGGATTGGTATGAGCAGATGCTAGACGCCCTTCTCGCGAATCCGCAGTTCGGCGTTCGCTTTGCACGGCACTGGATGGACTTGGTCCGGTACGCGCAGTCCCGAGGTCACGAGTTCGACGAAGATATCCCGGGAGCCGAGCACTACCGCGATTATCTCGTGCGCGCTTGGAATGCAGACCTTCCCTATTCTGATCTGGTCCGCGAACACGTCGCAGGTGACCTGCAGGAGCATCCACGTCGCCATCCGACCAAGCGATGGAACGAATCGATCTTGGCGACCGGGTTTTGGTTTCTCGGAGAATGGGTCCATTCTCCCGTCGATACTCGCAAAGACGAAACGGACCGGTTCGACAACATGGTGGACGTTTTTTCCAAGTCTTTTTTGGGCATGACCGTCGCATGCGCGCGATGCCATGATCACAAATTCGATGCCATTAGCAACGAAGACTACTACGCGATGTACGGTTATCTGCGGAGTAGCCATTACCGGCTCGTTCGGTTCGAAACGGATGAGGCGGAAAAGAAAATTCAAAAGGAACTAGAGCACACACGAAACCAATATCGTGGTCGCATCGAATCGATTTTAAATCAATGGATTCCGACACTCGACGAGTCCAAACGAGGCGAATTGGTTCAATCGATGGTTTCATCCAAGCAGGGACCGTCGCCGCTTCCATCTCATGACCCTCGAGTTCGATTTGACGCAGCTACACTGCCGCCCGAATCGTTCCGAACCAATGGACCAGCGTTTGGGCTACACGTTCAGCCGGCAGGCTGGTATTCCCTTCGCCTCCATCCCCAGACTCCCAATCGAGTGCGGGCCTCTTCGTTTCCATCGATCGCCTTCGACCCCTTTTGGTTGAGACAAAAATTGGTACTGGATCGAATGAATACTCAAAATCGATATGCTCAAGTGGACCAAGCAGGGGGGACGTTCCTTACCCCATCGTTTCTGCTGGAATCAGATCGCCTCGCCTTTTGGGTGCGAGGGAGTTTCCGGGTATTCACGGCTGTCGACTCCCACCGGTTGATCGCTGGCCCGCTGCATGGTGAAACCGTTTTTGAATCCAAGGCTGAGAAAGAATCGGGTTGGAGATGGGTACTCGGTCCCAACCTAAGCCGTTATCGGAACAAACGAGTGCACCTGGAGTTTTCGGCCATTGGTTCCGATGGATTCGAGCTGGCGCAAGTTGTCAGTGGGCCGGTCCCGGAGGGGGCTCGGCCAGCGTGGGATGCCGATCGTATCGAAGAATCCTTCGTGAGGCTTCAAAAGGGAAGCGATGCGTCGATTGGGAATCAGTCCGAGGATGAACGGAAGCTGGACGCGTGGGTTATTGCGGAGTTGTTGGATCGATGGAGTGAGACGCAATCGGATTCCACCGCCGCGGCATTTCGAGAGGAGTGGCAGCGGGCGGTCGAATCGTGGAGCGAAGCCGAAGATGCTTTGGCCAAAAAAGCCCCTTGGGAATCGCGAGTAGCGATGGCCATGCAGGATGGATCAGGCCAGAACGATTTCCTTCTCATTCGCGGCAATCCCGACAAACCGGCAGAGGAAGTTCCCCGTCGCTTTTTAGAGGCGCTCGGAGGAAAGGAGACGGTACGCAACGATATTCATGGGTCGGGGCGGCTGGAGTTGGCCGAACAGATGCTTGCGCCGGAGAATCCTCTCGTTGCACGGGTGATCGCGAATCGGTTGTGGCATCATTTGATCGGGCGCGGAATCGTCGCGACGACGGATGATTTTGGGGTGCAAGGGAAAGCGCCCACACACCCAGAGCTGTTAGATGAATTAGCGATTTCGCTCCGAGAACGGGACTGGTCGCTCAAGTCGTTGATTCGGTCGATTTGCCTTTCGAACACCTATCGTCAGCGAACGGCTTCGGGGGATGACTCTCCGGTGGATCCCAGCAATGAGTATTTAGCGTTTGCGCATGTCAAGAAACTACAGGGTGAAGCCGTTCGGGATGGATTGTTTTTGGTGTCGGGGCAACTTGATAACCAACTGGAAGGGGGGACGGTACGCGTGCACCTCAACGATTTCTTAACAGGCCGGGGGCGACCTAATCAAAGCGGCCCTATGGATGGTCGAGGGCGACGGAGTCTTTACTTGGAGGTTCGACGTAACTTCCTCAATCCCATGTTGACGGCGTTTGACATGCCCACTCCATTTAGTTCGATGGGGCGTCGCAATGTGTCCAATGTTCCCGCGCAGGCCCTCACGATGCTCAACGATCCGATGATCCATGCGTTGGCGGAGCGATGGGCCGATCGCATGCTAAAAAAGGATTTGAGCGACCGCCAACGCGTTGTCGAGATGTTGCGGGATGCGCGAGGGCGAGAGCCAAGCGATGGCGAAGTGACCCGTTCGCTTGCGTTCATCGAGGATGCGGGTGGGAGGTCCGATCAAGCCTCCGCGGAGATTGCTCCATCTGCGTCGCAGCGCCGCGAAGCGTGGAAGGACTTCGCCCATGTTCTTCTCAATTCCAAAGAACTTCTCTTCTGCTTCTAG
- a CDS encoding DUF4339 domain-containing protein — MGIRFACHHCSHAIHVKDFQGGKRGKCPECGQSFRIPLQDATYSLAIDEELGEPVPQIAVASPAPKVAAVHASTSVGAPTQTATKPQPAVASVKGAKPVEKPVVKPVPKPPAKPVAKQNVAPPSAPPSAPPVNAKIRPRAFAEAAGARWYVRPPSGGEYGPASEELLTVWIEEKRVTADSLLWREGQPQWLTADQLLPELYPADSDFYEEPNRRHTDSDSTIGFPEMPSTGPSIASEPESAAKPSPAALLKAQRKQRQKRNQWLLIGVLSLISLLLLAGLVWVLMSNMKSG, encoded by the coding sequence ATGGGAATCCGATTTGCTTGCCACCATTGCTCTCACGCGATCCATGTGAAGGATTTTCAAGGTGGGAAAAGGGGGAAGTGCCCCGAGTGCGGTCAATCCTTTCGCATTCCTCTCCAAGACGCGACCTATTCCTTGGCGATTGACGAGGAGCTGGGAGAGCCTGTCCCGCAAATCGCCGTAGCCAGTCCAGCCCCTAAAGTAGCGGCTGTCCATGCGAGCACCTCTGTGGGAGCTCCCACGCAGACAGCGACCAAACCACAACCTGCGGTCGCTAGCGTCAAGGGGGCCAAGCCGGTTGAGAAACCGGTGGTGAAACCAGTTCCAAAGCCCCCTGCGAAACCAGTTGCAAAACAAAATGTTGCACCTCCGTCGGCCCCGCCATCCGCGCCGCCGGTCAACGCAAAGATCAGACCGCGAGCGTTCGCCGAAGCGGCGGGAGCTCGATGGTATGTTCGACCGCCGAGCGGTGGAGAGTATGGCCCGGCGTCCGAAGAGCTCCTAACGGTTTGGATCGAAGAAAAGAGAGTGACGGCGGATTCCTTGCTATGGAGAGAAGGGCAGCCTCAATGGTTGACGGCAGATCAGCTTCTGCCCGAGCTCTATCCGGCCGACTCCGACTTCTACGAGGAACCGAACCGCAGGCACACCGACTCCGATAGTACGATCGGATTCCCTGAGATGCCCTCGACGGGACCTTCGATCGCTTCCGAACCGGAGTCGGCAGCAAAGCCATCGCCGGCAGCCCTGCTCAAAGCCCAACGCAAACAACGTCAAAAAAGAAATCAGTGGTTGCTGATCGGAGTCTTGTCCTTGATCTCCCTGCTGCTTCTTGCCGGACTAGTATGGGTTCTCATGTCCAACATGAAGAGTGGGTAG
- a CDS encoding cytochrome c: protein MHSQPQNPSPVSTRMPFVRWLLVGCVLLGISLPAHAQRTVKRPVRAAPPTFRPGEFSGVFFDAPLSQLQGTRPDASTTETKMASDSPKVGKNVEVASEPTGEEASSKDGVWKSLISGSSIEDLVKESKTRLDSVITTPAKFAAGGFKDVRREFTLLASLMAIIDRYPDEIRWKSSAPYGQRSFAKMASNCKVGTQPVFNEAKLRHQDLAELLKGSKLSGTTDEVTWEDIADRGPSMQLLEWALREHLAPLTSNDKEFQNGQEEVLKYAELVAAYGQILQQEGMTDADDDTYVELAGQMVNAASEAARATKQGDAESARSAVSKIDQSCNKCHESYR, encoded by the coding sequence ATGCACTCCCAACCGCAGAATCCGTCGCCCGTCTCGACACGCATGCCCTTTGTTCGATGGCTGCTGGTCGGATGCGTGCTGCTGGGCATTTCGCTGCCCGCCCACGCGCAGCGGACGGTGAAGCGACCTGTTCGTGCCGCTCCACCTACCTTTCGACCGGGCGAATTCTCCGGCGTCTTCTTCGACGCCCCCTTGTCGCAACTACAAGGGACCAGACCGGATGCGAGCACAACCGAAACCAAGATGGCGAGCGACTCGCCCAAGGTTGGCAAGAATGTCGAAGTGGCGAGTGAACCCACCGGCGAGGAGGCATCGTCGAAAGATGGTGTTTGGAAAAGTCTCATCAGCGGCAGCTCCATCGAAGATTTGGTCAAGGAGTCTAAGACGAGGCTGGATTCGGTCATTACGACACCTGCCAAGTTCGCAGCGGGAGGATTCAAAGACGTGCGTCGAGAATTTACCCTGCTGGCAAGCTTGATGGCGATCATCGACCGATATCCCGACGAAATTCGCTGGAAGAGTTCCGCACCATACGGTCAACGGTCATTTGCCAAAATGGCCTCCAACTGCAAAGTGGGGACGCAGCCGGTCTTCAATGAAGCCAAATTGCGGCACCAGGATTTAGCGGAGTTGTTGAAAGGCTCCAAGCTTTCCGGAACCACCGACGAGGTGACTTGGGAGGATATCGCGGATCGCGGCCCGAGCATGCAGTTGCTCGAGTGGGCGCTTCGTGAACATCTGGCTCCCCTCACCAGCAACGATAAAGAGTTTCAAAATGGCCAAGAGGAGGTCCTCAAGTACGCTGAGCTCGTCGCAGCCTACGGTCAAATTCTCCAACAGGAGGGGATGACCGATGCCGATGACGACACGTACGTCGAACTCGCTGGTCAGATGGTGAACGCCGCGTCCGAGGCCGCGAGAGCCACCAAGCAAGGGGACGCTGAGTCGGCGAGGTCCGCCGTGAGCAAGATCGATCAATCCTGCAACAAGTGTCACGAATCGTATCGATAA
- a CDS encoding YraN family protein — METTKHKGRWQSIQTSLRRSCTPTAWLDPLWSGWVRFQLSRPYPPPYPNESVGAFGERLAAVYLERKGYFILERSFRTKTGEIDLIAVWKRRLLVFVEVKTGERATPAGEGPSDRVDDRKQKKITDTALRYMKQHRLFGTSGRADVIEVVLEPEIGKGPTFRHFESAFQAAGQFQMFS; from the coding sequence ATGGAGACGACGAAGCATAAAGGCAGGTGGCAGTCGATCCAAACATCGCTCCGCCGGTCCTGCACCCCAACCGCATGGCTGGACCCATTATGGTCCGGTTGGGTTCGATTCCAATTAAGCCGCCCCTATCCGCCCCCTTACCCCAACGAAAGTGTTGGAGCCTTTGGCGAGCGGTTGGCAGCCGTCTATTTGGAACGGAAAGGGTATTTCATCCTCGAACGCTCGTTCCGAACCAAGACTGGAGAAATCGATCTCATTGCGGTCTGGAAAAGGCGTCTGCTGGTATTCGTCGAAGTCAAAACCGGGGAGCGTGCAACGCCTGCAGGGGAGGGGCCGTCAGATCGGGTTGATGATCGCAAACAGAAGAAGATTACCGATACGGCGCTTCGGTACATGAAGCAGCATCGGTTGTTCGGCACCTCGGGACGGGCGGATGTGATCGAGGTGGTTCTCGAGCCGGAAATCGGGAAAGGCCCGACATTTAGGCACTTCGAATCGGCTTTTCAGGCCGCCGGACAGTTTCAGATGTTTTCGTAA
- the aroE gene encoding shikimate dehydrogenase, which yields MLCVTIARTRHKHTIQEHQQVAELGAKLAELRLDYIGRSIDLGRLLKNRPTPVVVTCRRKEDGGRWDRTEEERLMLLRSAIAMGIEYVDLEEDTAIKIPRYGKTKRIVSLHNFEGTPDDLESIHERLAKADADIVKIAVQANSFGDMVKVLELMRNAKVPTIGIAMGDYGTPSRILATRYGAPFTYCVFNSERKVAPGQLSFDQMTNVYRAESIQATTRLFGVVADPVAHSYSPLIHNASFLAHDLDCRYLPFRVASGELPEFLKWCCRENIGGLSVTIPHKQAILPLLTQAESASQGIGACNTVVFAGEEMVGYNTDYRAAMDCLTEAYSKMTGKEDPFERASVLLLGSGGVSRAIGYGLAQRRALVTVTARNPETAKELAGVVNGKTIPWNERHSIAPDILVNGTPVGMFPDMDETPFQTSKLKGKTLVFDTIYNPEQTLFIKGARTAMCPVITGLQMFVRQAAYQYRLFTGKEPPIDVMVKTIKKAISPVNYKDLDEDDDTEDGDDEA from the coding sequence ATGCTTTGCGTAACGATCGCTAGAACTCGACATAAACACACCATTCAAGAGCACCAGCAAGTCGCGGAGTTGGGTGCCAAACTGGCGGAGCTTCGCCTCGACTACATCGGTCGCAGTATCGATTTGGGACGATTGTTAAAAAATCGTCCTACTCCGGTCGTCGTCACTTGTCGACGCAAGGAGGATGGTGGGCGCTGGGATCGAACCGAAGAAGAGCGATTGATGCTGCTTCGGTCTGCCATCGCGATGGGCATCGAATATGTAGACTTGGAAGAAGACACCGCGATCAAGATCCCTCGCTATGGCAAGACGAAGCGCATCGTCAGTTTGCATAACTTCGAAGGAACTCCGGACGACTTGGAGTCGATCCACGAACGATTGGCTAAGGCGGATGCCGACATCGTCAAGATCGCGGTGCAAGCGAACTCGTTCGGCGACATGGTGAAAGTCCTGGAGCTTATGCGAAATGCAAAAGTTCCGACGATCGGGATTGCGATGGGCGACTACGGAACGCCGTCGCGCATCCTCGCAACGCGGTATGGCGCACCCTTTACCTACTGCGTCTTCAATTCAGAACGCAAAGTTGCACCTGGGCAATTGAGTTTTGATCAGATGACGAACGTTTACCGTGCGGAATCGATCCAGGCCACCACGCGATTGTTTGGAGTGGTAGCCGATCCGGTAGCCCATTCGTATAGCCCGCTCATTCACAACGCGTCGTTCCTCGCGCACGATCTGGATTGCCGCTATCTCCCATTTCGCGTGGCATCCGGTGAGTTGCCGGAGTTTTTGAAATGGTGCTGTCGAGAGAACATCGGCGGTTTGAGCGTGACGATTCCGCACAAGCAAGCGATTCTGCCGTTGCTCACCCAAGCGGAGTCGGCTTCGCAAGGGATCGGAGCGTGCAACACGGTCGTCTTCGCGGGGGAAGAAATGGTCGGTTACAACACCGATTACCGCGCGGCGATGGATTGCCTCACCGAAGCCTACTCGAAGATGACGGGGAAGGAGGATCCGTTTGAAAGAGCTTCGGTCCTGCTCCTCGGAAGCGGAGGTGTTTCGCGGGCCATCGGCTACGGTCTGGCCCAACGTCGAGCCCTTGTCACCGTGACCGCGAGAAATCCGGAGACTGCGAAAGAGTTGGCGGGAGTTGTCAACGGCAAGACTATCCCTTGGAACGAGCGTCATTCCATCGCACCGGATATCCTCGTCAATGGAACTCCGGTTGGGATGTTTCCCGACATGGACGAAACCCCTTTTCAAACGAGCAAGCTTAAGGGGAAGACGTTGGTCTTCGATACCATCTATAATCCCGAGCAGACTTTGTTTATCAAAGGAGCGCGCACGGCAATGTGTCCAGTCATCACGGGACTGCAGATGTTTGTGCGTCAAGCGGCTTACCAGTACCGGCTGTTCACAGGAAAAGAGCCACCGATCGATGTGATGGTCAAGACGATCAAAAAGGCTATTTCCCCTGTGAACTACAAAGACCTCGATGAGGACGACGACACGGAGGATGGAGACGACGAAGCATAA
- a CDS encoding anthranilate synthase component II, whose product MILLIDNYDSFTYNIVQRLGEIDPRLDVRTYRNDELTVDEVRAMRPERIILSPGPCTPNEAGICVPIIEQLHTEFPILGVCLGHQSIGQAFGGKIVRAPELMHGKTDRIYHNNRGMFAGLPNPFVATRYHSLVILPESLPECLEVSSWVDDPAGNRIIMGVRHKQYAIEGWQFHPESFLTEPGPTLLERFLTWQGPPAPVTTSGAKP is encoded by the coding sequence ATGATACTGCTGATCGATAACTACGATTCTTTCACTTACAACATCGTCCAAAGGTTGGGGGAGATCGATCCCCGTCTGGACGTCCGAACCTACCGCAATGATGAGTTGACGGTGGATGAAGTCCGGGCCATGCGTCCGGAGCGGATCATTCTCTCCCCGGGCCCTTGCACTCCCAACGAGGCGGGGATTTGCGTTCCGATCATTGAGCAATTGCACACCGAGTTCCCCATTCTGGGGGTTTGCCTGGGGCATCAATCGATCGGACAAGCCTTCGGAGGAAAAATTGTCCGGGCACCGGAATTGATGCACGGAAAAACCGATCGCATCTACCACAACAATCGAGGGATGTTCGCCGGTTTGCCTAATCCATTCGTCGCCACCCGCTATCACTCCTTGGTCATCCTTCCGGAAAGTCTCCCCGAGTGTTTAGAAGTTTCCTCGTGGGTCGACGATCCGGCAGGCAATCGAATTATTATGGGAGTGCGGCACAAGCAGTACGCCATCGAAGGGTGGCAGTTCCACCCGGAGAGTTTCTTGACCGAACCAGGCCCCACGCTCCTGGAACGGTTTCTGACTTGGCAGGGGCCACCTGCTCCTGTGACAACTTCTGGAGCCAAGCCCTGA
- a CDS encoding 3-dehydroquinate synthase has product MSSIPWSIAQDALDVNFAVPQTMRLRFTRECFESDWDQILSLFATDSQRARVQFWVDRSVVESNPSIRESLERRLIGSADRLELTSPVRYLEGGEQIKNDSEQIEAIFRAIDQDGLDRRSYMCVIGGGALLDAVGYAAGIAHRGIRLIRFPTTTLAQADSGVGVKNAINAFGKKNWKGTFSVPWAVVNDQSLLSQLPQRDFVAGFSEAVKVSLLKSPGAFRFLCEHAHAIARREGEAVLAAIRSSVLMHLHHITHGGDPFEMQEARPLDFGHWSAHKLEHLSQFRLRHGEAVSIGVALDTVYSHFVHGLEQSDMLATLCVLRDLGLPIYDPIVGAETLFDGLEEFRQHLGGRLTVTMLRGVGNCIHTHEIDRDAMLRSMEFIQQFAESSSGTEASSTVSA; this is encoded by the coding sequence ATGTCTTCGATTCCTTGGTCCATCGCGCAAGACGCCCTCGATGTCAATTTTGCCGTCCCGCAAACCATGCGATTGCGGTTCACCCGAGAGTGTTTTGAGAGCGACTGGGATCAGATCCTCTCCCTCTTCGCGACCGATTCCCAGCGTGCCCGCGTGCAGTTTTGGGTGGATCGTTCCGTCGTGGAATCCAACCCTTCGATTCGGGAGTCGCTCGAACGGAGGCTTATCGGGTCCGCTGATCGGCTGGAACTGACGTCCCCCGTTCGGTACTTGGAAGGGGGCGAGCAGATCAAAAACGACTCCGAGCAAATTGAGGCCATCTTCCGCGCGATCGATCAGGATGGATTGGATCGGCGAAGCTACATGTGCGTGATCGGCGGGGGAGCATTGCTCGACGCGGTTGGGTATGCAGCAGGCATCGCGCACCGCGGCATTCGTTTGATTCGGTTTCCCACCACGACGTTGGCCCAAGCCGATTCGGGGGTTGGGGTGAAGAATGCCATCAATGCGTTCGGCAAGAAGAATTGGAAAGGGACCTTTTCGGTTCCTTGGGCGGTCGTCAACGACCAGTCTCTTCTCTCGCAATTGCCGCAGCGAGATTTCGTCGCCGGGTTTTCCGAGGCTGTGAAGGTTTCGTTGCTCAAGAGTCCAGGCGCGTTTCGATTTTTGTGCGAACACGCCCACGCTATTGCTCGGCGCGAAGGGGAGGCGGTTTTGGCGGCGATTCGCTCCAGCGTATTGATGCATCTCCATCACATTACCCACGGTGGAGATCCGTTTGAGATGCAGGAAGCTCGCCCCTTGGACTTTGGACATTGGTCGGCTCACAAACTGGAGCACTTGTCCCAATTCCGGCTTCGCCACGGGGAGGCGGTCTCGATTGGGGTGGCCCTCGATACCGTCTATTCCCATTTTGTGCACGGTCTGGAGCAGTCCGATATGCTCGCTACCCTCTGTGTGCTGAGGGATCTTGGGTTGCCGATTTATGATCCGATAGTCGGCGCCGAAACCTTGTTCGATGGTCTGGAGGAGTTTCGGCAGCATTTGGGGGGGCGATTGACTGTCACCATGCTTCGAGGGGTCGGGAATTGCATCCACACGCACGAAATCGACCGAGATGCGATGTTGCGGTCGATGGAGTTCATTCAGCAGTTTGCGGAATCAAGCTCGGGGACCGAGGCGTCGTCGACCGTTTCCGCCTAG
- the ybeY gene encoding rRNA maturation RNase YbeY — MPLQVLLHQSDEIDPMDIPLMNEVLEQMASDAGVEEGRMSVAILSDPEIREVNRNYLQHDYETDVISFDLSDDEDFLDGELVLSADTARRMANEVGWAPEAELILYAIHGMLHVLGYEDDTPENRDEMRRMEVHYLKRFGIEGWEKHPTHGEAEPESKVDEKG; from the coding sequence ATGCCGCTCCAAGTCCTCCTGCATCAATCCGACGAAATCGACCCGATGGATATTCCTCTCATGAACGAGGTGCTTGAGCAGATGGCGTCGGACGCGGGGGTCGAAGAGGGACGCATGTCGGTCGCCATCCTTTCCGATCCCGAGATCCGAGAGGTAAACCGCAACTATCTGCAGCATGACTACGAGACCGATGTCATCAGCTTCGACCTCAGCGATGACGAGGACTTTCTCGACGGCGAGTTGGTTCTTTCTGCGGACACGGCGAGGCGGATGGCCAACGAGGTCGGTTGGGCACCTGAAGCGGAGTTGATCCTCTATGCCATCCATGGAATGCTGCATGTTCTCGGGTACGAAGACGATACTCCGGAAAACCGGGATGAAATGAGGCGGATGGAGGTCCATTATTTGAAGCGGTTTGGCATCGAAGGGTGGGAAAAACATCCCACCCATGGAGAGGCCGAACCCGAGTCGAAAGTCGACGAGAAAGGCTAG
- a CDS encoding BON domain-containing protein has product MRRFFMGMAIASLTAGAPMTAFGGDREIADAIITQLKQQQSTGSLKGFDINLSVEEGRVIVDGAVANQGQLDSILRVASTTAGVKEVVNNVKVQQSSLPQAAPAPATEQVVVPASANDDAPALMTLPESEEPTVRAEDANITSEVLTRLGSAQKNGQLRNFDIDVSTIEGEVWVRGHVASPDQKSMVLGTVQRVPGVVRVVDEVSVGQTVRPVSGMQQAPSAMPVVGSGAPRAFAPSTLVNGSVPAAPVGYGAAAPVPMQGGPSYGGGVPRYDQPNMPNYAWPSYAAYPNYSAVTYPKQYSASAWPYIGPFYPYPQVPLGWRKVALEWDDGLWYLDFTHK; this is encoded by the coding sequence ATGCGACGATTTTTTATGGGCATGGCGATCGCCTCGCTGACCGCCGGTGCACCAATGACGGCGTTCGGTGGAGATCGCGAGATCGCCGATGCCATCATCACTCAGTTGAAGCAACAGCAGTCGACGGGCAGTCTAAAAGGGTTCGATATCAACCTAAGCGTTGAGGAAGGCCGGGTGATTGTCGACGGTGCTGTCGCCAACCAAGGCCAACTCGACTCCATCCTCCGCGTTGCATCGACAACCGCAGGAGTGAAGGAAGTTGTTAACAACGTCAAGGTTCAGCAGTCCTCGCTGCCGCAAGCTGCACCAGCTCCCGCGACAGAACAAGTCGTTGTACCGGCATCCGCCAACGATGATGCTCCCGCATTGATGACGCTTCCAGAAAGCGAAGAACCGACCGTTCGCGCCGAAGATGCTAACATCACTTCGGAAGTCCTCACCCGACTCGGCTCGGCTCAGAAGAACGGCCAACTCCGCAATTTCGATATCGATGTCTCGACGATCGAAGGCGAAGTTTGGGTTCGTGGCCACGTCGCTTCCCCAGACCAAAAGAGCATGGTCCTCGGCACTGTCCAGCGCGTTCCAGGCGTTGTGCGTGTGGTCGATGAAGTCTCCGTGGGACAAACCGTTCGACCCGTGAGCGGGATGCAACAAGCTCCCTCGGCCATGCCGGTTGTCGGCAGCGGAGCACCGCGAGCGTTCGCCCCTAGCACCCTGGTTAATGGATCGGTTCCCGCTGCTCCCGTCGGATACGGAGCTGCCGCTCCTGTTCCGATGCAGGGTGGACCAAGCTATGGTGGTGGCGTTCCTCGCTACGACCAACCCAACATGCCAAACTACGCTTGGCCAAGCTACGCGGCTTACCCGAACTACTCCGCCGTAACCTATCCGAAGCAATACTCTGCGTCGGCCTGGCCTTACATCGGACCATTCTATCCCTACCCGCAAGTTCCCTTGGGATGGCGGAAGGTCGCTCTGGAATGGGATGACGGTCTGTGGTACTTGGACTTCACCCACAAATAA